The segment CTTGACGGTGCCGGAGGTGTTCTTGACGCCGACGGCGTACGGGGCGGAGAACATGTCGACCTGGGTGCTGTTGATCCACAGCCCGGAGTCGTTGAGCGTGTACTCGGTCCAGTTGAAGAGGATGTTCACGTTCGGGTCGGACGGGTTCTGGACCGCGGGCTGCACGAGACCGCCGGTGGTGAGCTTGAAGACGAGCTTCTGGCCGTAGGAGAAGTAGACCCGGCCGGAGAACTTCGGCATCCGCAGCGTCATGGTCTGGCCGTTGGCCGGTCCGGTGATCGAAGCGTCGGGCGCGGCGGTCGGCGGATTGCCGCCGGCCGGCCAGGCGTGGAACGTGCCGCTCGCGTCGGCCCAGCCCTGCTGGCCCGTCGAGAGCAGGGTCCCGATGTCGTAGATGTAGATCTGGTCGCTGCGCCCGGAGTTGTTCGTGAAGTTCAGCGGGATGGTCGTGGGCACCGCGGCCGTGGCCGTCGCCGCGGGGCCCACCGCCGTGAGCCCCGCGCCGACGGCCGCCGCGGCGGCCAGAGCCACCAGCGCTTTCCGTATCGTCCGTAGTGAGAGCACGCTCGTCCTCCTCGCCAGGTGGGTTGTCCCACCGGAGTTGATTGCGACGGACGGATGGTCGGGGGCATGGCTGTGCCCTGCCGTCCGGTCGCTCTTGAGAGCGCTCTCAGCGTGGCGCGATGAGCGGAACACGTCAAGGGTCTAGACCATCATGCGCGTTTCAGGACTGGGGCCTGCCCAGGTTCCGCTCCGTGTGGCAGTGCACCATCGTGTAGCGGCGGCGGGCGATCTTCCAGCCGTCGTCGGTGCGCACGAGCTCGTCGTCGCAGTAGCCGACGGTGCGGACGGCGGCCTGGTCGTCGGCCGTCATGACGATGGCGTCGAGGTAGCAGCGGGCGGTCGCCGCGTCGCCGTCGCTGTGTGCGGCGATGTCCTGGTTGGTGACGCGGTGCAGGGAGCGGCCGCCTCCGACGTGGGCCTGGTCCATCCAGGCGGTGAAGGAGTCGGCGTCGTGCCAGGCGCCGATGCCGCCGTAGTCGGCCTGGCAGTCGTCGGTGAAGCAGGTGCGGAAGAGTTTCCAGTCGCGCCGGTCGACGCCGGTGGCGTAGCGCAGGAGTACGTCGGCCACGTCCTGGCGCAGTGTGGGGTCCGTCATTGGGCCGCCTCCTGCCGGGAGCCGCCGGACATGACCCCGCCGCTGGTGTGGCGGAGCATCGCCTTGACGGCGTCGCTGCGGGTGAGGGTGCCCAATTGGCGGGCGCTATCGCGGAGTTGGTCGCTCGCGAACCAGGTCGGGCCGTTCGAGAGGTTGGCGATCGCCTCTGTCACGACCTGGTTCAGGGGGATGGCACCGGGGATCGGGGCCGTGTCGTCCAGGTCGCTCAGGGCGCCGCGGCGGACCATCAGCCGGCGCAGGGCCGGGGTGTCGGTGGCGCCCAGTACCAGGGCCAGGACGTCCACGCCCTTGCCGTGCAGCTCGGCCCACAGGGCCTCGGCCATCACGGTGTCGAAGGCCTTGGTCGCGCCGTAGGCCACCATGTTGGCGGCGCCGTAGAGCCCGGCGGCCGAGGAGAGCAGC is part of the Streptomyces sp. NBC_01262 genome and harbors:
- a CDS encoding nuclear transport factor 2 family protein — translated: MTDPTLRQDVADVLLRYATGVDRRDWKLFRTCFTDDCQADYGGIGAWHDADSFTAWMDQAHVGGGRSLHRVTNQDIAAHSDGDAATARCYLDAIVMTADDQAAVRTVGYCDDELVRTDDGWKIARRRYTMVHCHTERNLGRPQS